The following are encoded in a window of Syngnathus scovelli strain Florida chromosome 4, RoL_Ssco_1.2, whole genome shotgun sequence genomic DNA:
- the LOC125967459 gene encoding tubulin alpha-1C chain — MRECISVHVGQAGVQIGNACWELYCLEHGIQPDGQMPSDKTIGGGDDSFNTFFSETGAGKHVPRAVFVDLEPTVIDEVRTGTYRQLFHPEQLITGKEDAANNYARGHYTIGKEIIDLVLDRIRKLADQCTGLQGFLVFHSFGGGTGSGFTSLLMERLSVDYGKKSKLEFSIYPAPQVSTAVVEPYNSILTTHTTLEHSDCAFMVDNEAIYDICRRNLDMERPTYTNLNRLISQITSSITASLRFDGALNVDLAEFQTNLVPYPRIHFPLATYAPIISAEKAYHEQLTVADITNACFEPANQMVKCDPRHGKYMACCLLYRGDVVPKDVNAAIATIKTKRTIQFVDWCPTGFKVGINYQPPTVVPGGDLAKVQRAVCMLSNTTAVAEAWARLDHKFDLMYAKRAFVHWYVGEGMEEGEFSEAREDMAALEKDYEEVGADSVDDQGEEGEEY, encoded by the exons ATG CGTGAGTGTATCTCGGTGCATGTTGGACAGGCTGGCGTTCAGATTGGTAATGCCTGCTGGGAGCTTTACTGCCTGGAACATGGAATCCAGCCGGACGGACAGATGCCCAGTGACAAAACAATTGGAGGTGGAGACGATTCCTTCAACACTTTCTTTAGTGAGACCGGAGCGGGAAAGCATGTCCCCAGAGCTGTCTTTGTGGACCTGGAGCCCACAGTCATCG aCGAAGTGCGTACGGGAACCTATCGGCAGCTCTTCCACCCTGAACAGTTAATCACCGGCAAGGAGGATGCCGCAAATAACTACGCCCGTGGTCACTACACCATCGGCAAAGAGATCATTGACCTCGTGCTGGACAGAATACGTAAACTG GCTGACCAGTGCACCGGCCTTCAGGGATTCTTGGTGTTCCACAGTTTCGGCGGTGGCACCGGTTCCGGGTTCACGTCCCTGTTGATGGAGCGTCTGTCTGTGGACTACGGGAAGAAATCCAAGCTGGAGTTCTCCATCTATCCAGCACCTCAGGTGTCCACGGCTGTGGTGGAGCCCTACAATTCCATCTtgaccacacacaccaccctGGAGCACTCTGACTGTGCCTTCATGGTGGATAATGAGGCCATTTATGATATTTGCCGCCGAAACCTAGACATGGAGCGTCCTACATACACCAATCTGAACAGATTGATCAGTCAGATCACTTCCTCGATCACGGCTTCCCTTCGTTTCGACGGCGCCCTCAATGTCGATCTTGCAGAGTTTCAAACCAACTTGGTACCATATCCTCGTATTCACTTCCCTCTGGCCACCTACGCCCCCATCATCTCTGCTGAGAAGGCTTACCATGAGCAATTAACTGTTGCTGATATCACCAACGCGTGCTTTGAGCCAGCCAACCAGATGGTGAAGTGTGACCCTCGTCATGGCAAGTACATGGCGTGTTGCCTTTTGTATCGTGGCGATGTGGTGCCCAAAGATGTAAATGCCGCCAttgccacaatcaaaaccaagcgCACCATCCAGTTTGTGGACTGGTGCCCCACTGGTTTTAAGGTGGGCATCAACTATCAGCCCCCCACCGTGGTTCCCGGTGGCGACCTGGCCAAAGTACAGAGAGCTGTGTGCATGCTGAGCAACACAACAGCCGTTGCAGAGGCCTGGGCTCGGCTCGATCACAAGTTTGACCTGATGTATGCCAAGCGCGCTTTTGTTCACTGGTATGTGGGGGAGGGTATGGAGGAGGGAGAATTCTCTGAAGCCAGAGAGGACATGGCAGCTCTAGAGAAGGACTATGAGGAGGTTGGGGCCGACTCAGTTGATGATCAGGGGGAGGAAGGAGAGGAATATTAA